CAGGTTGAACCCAAGTCCCCCGAGGGCTAGTCCACCTACTGCAGCACCAGAGATCTTGATGAAATCTCTTCTCGTGATCTGCATGGGTTTACCTCTCCCTCCTTCCCTAAACGTTACCAAGCGTAATTACTCCAGAGAACTCGCAATCTACCGCTGTTTTTCCCACCCCCTTTCCAGCCCGGACATGTGCTAGTTATTATCAGCTGCGCTTTGTTTGAGCCCAGCTTGCATCACCGATCCTAGCCGCGCCCAACAGGGCTCTCCGTTTCACCTTACCCACTGTCCCAGGCAGACAGCTGGTTTCCACTCCGAGTCGAGCTGCAAGAGTAAAGGCCGTATTTCTTGCACTGGATGGCCCTGGCAAATTGAGCCTGCTTCGCGCAGTTTCACAGACAAAGATTGCGCTCATTCGCGTACTTCCCCTCCCTTTCGAAGTTGACTTATGAGATATTCTTTTTTCGGATCGGCTGTAGGCGGGCGCCACGCTCTATGTTTTCACACCCAGCCACTCTGTGCTATCCAGTTTCTGATGCGTTGCAATCACTGAAAAGCGTTTGCAGGCATTTTTGCACGTTGATTGAGAAAAAGAGAACAAACTAATTATTTGAGATGTACTTATTTAAAACATATTAAAATGCTCTTCCATTACGTTGTCAAGAAGAAAAGCTTATGTCAAACTAGACATATAGGAGAATACGTATGGAAGAACTGCAGAAAAGCAGGTATCATTAGCACACTTCTTATGAGAATGCCTGATTGTCCAGGGCTTGGTAGATGTTTTTTGTTCTTCTTTGTCGCTGTTGACCATTTCCTTTGGATATTCTTTCTAGGAGGAACAGATGCCAGTCGGTCATGATTTCGAATTGATAAAGGCAAGAGATATCCCGGAATTGCATAGTAGGGCTGAACTCTATCGACACCGCAAGACCGGTGCCGAAGTCCTGTCAATCAGCAACAGTGACGAAAACAAAGTGTTCGGCATTACTTTCCGCACTCCTCCTGCCGACGAAACCGGTGTAGCTCATATCCTCGAGCACTCAGTCCTCTGCGGCTCCCGCAAGTACCCAGTAAAGGAGCCTTTCGTCGAACTCCTCAAAGGATCTCTACAGACGTTTCTCAACGCTTTCACCTATCCCGACAAGACCTGTTACCCGGTGGCCAGTCAAAACCTGCAGGATTTCTATAATCTCATCGATGTTTACCTCGATGCCGTGTTCTACCCTCTGTTGACGCCCTATACTCTTGCTCAGGAAGGATGGCACTATGAACTGGAAGATTCGGGGCAGGCTTTACAATATAAAGGCGTAGTTTTCAGTGAAATGAAAGGAGCCTATTCATCAGCTGATCGAGTACTTCTCGAGTACAGCCAGCAGTCTCTCTTCCCTAACAACTCCTACGGCCTCGACTCTGGCGGCAATCCGAGACATATCCCTGAACTCACTTTTGCAGACTTTGTAAACTTTCATAGAAAGTACTACCACCCGTCCAACTCGCGCATCTTTTTCTATGGCGACGATGATCCACTTAAACGTTTGGCCCTTGTCAATGAATATCTTGATGACTTTGAGGCTGCCAGGATTGACTCTGCTGTGGCGCCGCAGCCGCGGTTCGATCAGCCACGCCGGATTAGACGGCCCTTTGCTGTGAGCCCAGACGAAAAGTCCAGGCCGAAAGGGATGGTCACAGTCAACTGGCTTCTTACGGAGCCAACTGACGTTGAAATGGCCCTGAGTTTTCGCATTCTGAACCACGCTCTCCTGGGTATGCCGGCATCACCACTGCGAAAGGCTCTTATCGACTCCGGCCTGGGAGAAGACCTGGCTGGTATAGGGCTGGAGGACGAACTGCGGCAGATGTATTTTTCCACTGGCCTCAAAGGCATTGCAGTGGATGATGCCGAACGGGTGGAAGAGTTGATCCTGGAGACCCTCTCTGATCTCGCCGAGCACGGCTTTGATCCCCTCACGGTGGAGGCGGCATTCAATACCATCGAATTCAGGCTCAGGGAAAACAACCCCGGTCATTATCCCAGGGGTCTGGTGCTCATGTTGCGCGCCCTGACCACCTGGCTATACGATGGTGACCCCCTGGCAGCGCTCGCCTTCGAACAGCCGCTGGCACGCCTAAAGAGGAAAAATGAATCTGTCAGGGGCTATCTGGAAGAGCTGCTGCAGCAGTACTTCCTGGAGAACTTGCATCGCACCACAGTGATCCTCGAGCCTGACCCAGAGCTCCATGTCAGGGAAGCTACAGAAGAACGGCAGCGATTGAGCAGCATTCAAGCATCCATGACACCGGAACAAATCAGGGAAATCAAGGAAACAGCAGACAAGCTCAGACAACTGCAACAAACACCCGATCCTCCGGAAGCTCTCGCCGCCATCCCCAGGTTGAAGCTTTCGGATCTGGACAGGCACAACAAAATTATCCCTCTCTCTGTGTTTCAAGAAAATGGTGCCAGAATCCTCTACCACGACCTGGAAACCAATGGCATTCTCTATGTTGATGTGGGCTTTGACCTGCACAGCTTGCCACAAGAGTATCTGCCGTACGTACCGCTTTTTGGCCGCGCCCTGCTCGAGATTGGTACGGACAGGGAGGACTTCGTTACCCTATCCCAGAGAATAAGCAGTAAGACAGGCGGCATTCACCCCGAATCTTTAACCACGGCTGTCAAGGGGGCGCCCACCTGTGCTGCCTGGCTTTTTCTGCGCGGCAAGGCAGTACAGTCCAGATGTGGTGACCTTCTTTCTATACTTCAGGATGTTCTGCTGACGGTAAAGCTCGACAACAGGGAGAGGTTTCGCCAGATGGTCCTGGAAGAAAAGGCCAGACGCGAACAGCGGCTAGTGCCGGAAGGCCACAGGTTTGTCAACCTGCGGCTGCAGGCCCATTTTGCCGAGGCTGGCTGGGCTGCAGAGCAAATCAAGGGCGTGAGCTATCTCTTTTTTCTGCGGCGTCTAGCCAGCCAGGTAGATGAAGATTGGCCCACTGTTCTCTCCACAATGGAGCAGATGCGCCAGTGTCTGGTGAACAGAGAAGGCCTCCTTGTGAATGTGACCATCGATGGTGCCGCCTGGAAGGAAGTCGAACCGCAGCTGGCAGAGTTTATTCGTTCTCTGCCAGCTGCAAAAATGCAAGCCATGCAGTGGTCACCCGATGATCTTCCACAATACGAGGGCCTGACACTCCCGGCGCAGGTAAACTATGTGGGCAAGGGGGCAAATATCTACCAGCTGGGCTATCGTCTGCATGGTTCAGCCCAGGTCATAAGCCGCTATCTTCGCACTGCCTATTTGTGGGAGCACATCCGCGTCCAGGGCGGTGCTTACGGCGCCTTCTGCCTTTTCAACCATTTGTCTGGAGGCCTGAGCTTCATATCTTATCGCGACCCCCACATTGAACAAACTCTGCAAGTCTATGACAGGGTTGGCCACTTTCTGCGCACCACTGACCTGCACGATGATGAACTCACCAAGAGCATCATCGGCGCCATCGGTGATATGGACGTCCACCTTCTCCCCGATGCCAAAGGCTATACCTCAATGGTGAGATACCTGGCAGGAGACACGGATGCAGACCGTCAGCAAAGGCGACAAGAAGTTCTCGCCACCACAATAGCGGACTTCCGATCATTTGCAGATGTCCTTGATGAAGTAAAAGAAAAGGGTCTGGTCAAAGTGCTCGGGCCGGCAGAACAGATAGAGACAGCTGCCATAAGTAAGAGAGACTCGTTGCAAGTGGTCAAGGTCCTGTAGAAAACCTCGCCCCCTGAGCGCAGTGAAACACTAAATCCTGGAGGCTAAAGTTTCATCCGTAAAAAAGCCGCGCCTGGAAAACGCGGCTTCAGCATAGTAAGCAAATTGTACCTCAGATGGTCGTCACCCACGGTGCGACTCAGACACCTCAGGTGCCTCCATAGCCAATAGTAACCTTGTCTCCCTCCACGATCACAGGAACCAGCCTTTTGCCGCCGGAAAGCTTCAGCATCTCATCGAGCCTTGCCGAGTCGTTCTTGATATCCACATACTCGGCGCTACTGCCGTAGGCCTCACGGGCCTTGCTGGTGTAAGGTCAACCTGCTTTGCCATAAATGATTACTTTATCTGCCATAAACATACTCCTCTATCTCAGCATGTGACGCCACAAGGGCTTTGTAGCGGCTCAAAGCTTCTGCAGCCACTCTTCCAGTTCCGCCGCCTCATACTCCTCTTGCTGTACGGTAAGATCCGTACTGAGCACAAGTCCGCTGTGTTTTTTTGCCTCACTGCTTTCCAGCAGCTTCACATGTTCCTGCCGGGCGTACTTCACATCCTCGAGAGCCTTCTTGAGGGCCAGGCCAATGGACGTACTCTTGTCTATTTGCTGTGCTTCGAACCTGGGCACGATGCCATTCTCAGCCACCTCCTCAGCCAGGTGCGCCAGCTGCTTCATCTTGGTCATGGCAAAATCCATAACCCGCCAGCCAAAAATATCTTCCTGCTGGAATACCCACGAAGTACGCAGGTGCTGCAGCATCTCTGTGTACTTGCCAGCCACCAGGTCTTGAAGCTGATTGACAAATGCCTCGGGAAGTTCATTTTCCTCTCCGGGAAGTCCATTTGCCTGCTCTGGGGTGAGCTTGTCCAGCATTTTCTGGAATTTCTTGGCATGATAGGCAGACTCCCAGGCCTCCCTTTGCAGGACTCTCTTTATGTGGGGATCGTCGACTCTGTCCGCCTCACCATTGTAGTGAGGTATGAGTTTTTCCTCGTACTCAACGTAAGACTTCAGAATGGTTGTCCTGTTGGTAGGATCATGGGGGTAGGGATTGGGAACCAGATTGGGCTCTCCACCCAACCGGCCAATAATCATTCCCAACCAGTGCATGTGCCACATCTCTTCCCGACAGCGGGAGAGCAAACTGGCACCCAGCGGAGTATCCTCCCCTTCCAGATAGGCATGAATCAGATAACGCAAAATTGCTGCATGTTCGTCCGCCAGATCATTGTTCAACATTTGAATCAATTCATCATTCTTCATACTCAGCCTCCTGTCATTATGTGGAAGACTATTTTTCCTGCATCTTATTGCCAAGAGGACAACTCAGTCAAGGGGCAAACCCATAGACAACAAAACGCCAGTTCACAGGCTAAACTGGCGTTCGCTCTTCATCTCGAATAGCAAGGGAACAATGCTTCTCTCCCGGTGCTCACTCAAGCCTCATTCACACTTGCTAGCCGTCGGAGAGTTGCTGTCGTATCCAGTGCTCCAATTCTCCGCTAATACCGTAGGTCCCTTTTCTACCGCCCCACGATTTCACGATCTTTTCAACAAGATAAGAAGGGGCCTCCACCTCCCCCACTACGTCGCGGCCTCCACTGGTTTGGCGCACCAGAAAGAGCTTCACTGGTGACTCCCAGGCATCCACAGTGAAAAAGCAACTGGCGTCGTCTGCAGAACGAACAAAATCCTTGCCATGGGCCCAAGAGGAGCCCCATTCCAGGTACAGGGATACCGCCTTTTCTGAAGTCATCTCCAGATCGAGACAATTCATGATCTCTTCATTTTTCCTGATTGCTTCCATGGTCAACATCTGCATATTTCCTCTCCAGTACCCGGATAATATTCG
The Deltaproteobacteria bacterium DNA segment above includes these coding regions:
- a CDS encoding insulinase family protein, producing the protein MPVGHDFELIKARDIPELHSRAELYRHRKTGAEVLSISNSDENKVFGITFRTPPADETGVAHILEHSVLCGSRKYPVKEPFVELLKGSLQTFLNAFTYPDKTCYPVASQNLQDFYNLIDVYLDAVFYPLLTPYTLAQEGWHYELEDSGQALQYKGVVFSEMKGAYSSADRVLLEYSQQSLFPNNSYGLDSGGNPRHIPELTFADFVNFHRKYYHPSNSRIFFYGDDDPLKRLALVNEYLDDFEAARIDSAVAPQPRFDQPRRIRRPFAVSPDEKSRPKGMVTVNWLLTEPTDVEMALSFRILNHALLGMPASPLRKALIDSGLGEDLAGIGLEDELRQMYFSTGLKGIAVDDAERVEELILETLSDLAEHGFDPLTVEAAFNTIEFRLRENNPGHYPRGLVLMLRALTTWLYDGDPLAALAFEQPLARLKRKNESVRGYLEELLQQYFLENLHRTTVILEPDPELHVREATEERQRLSSIQASMTPEQIREIKETADKLRQLQQTPDPPEALAAIPRLKLSDLDRHNKIIPLSVFQENGARILYHDLETNGILYVDVGFDLHSLPQEYLPYVPLFGRALLEIGTDREDFVTLSQRISSKTGGIHPESLTTAVKGAPTCAAWLFLRGKAVQSRCGDLLSILQDVLLTVKLDNRERFRQMVLEEKARREQRLVPEGHRFVNLRLQAHFAEAGWAAEQIKGVSYLFFLRRLASQVDEDWPTVLSTMEQMRQCLVNREGLLVNVTIDGAAWKEVEPQLAEFIRSLPAAKMQAMQWSPDDLPQYEGLTLPAQVNYVGKGANIYQLGYRLHGSAQVISRYLRTAYLWEHIRVQGGAYGAFCLFNHLSGGLSFISYRDPHIEQTLQVYDRVGHFLRTTDLHDDELTKSIIGAIGDMDVHLLPDAKGYTSMVRYLAGDTDADRQQRRQEVLATTIADFRSFADVLDEVKEKGLVKVLGPAEQIETAAISKRDSLQVVKVL
- a CDS encoding glutaredoxin produces the protein MADKVIIYGKAGUPYTSKAREAYGSSAEYVDIKNDSARLDEMLKLSGGKRLVPVIVEGDKVTIGYGGT
- a CDS encoding ferritin-like domain-containing protein, which encodes MKNDELIQMLNNDLADEHAAILRYLIHAYLEGEDTPLGASLLSRCREEMWHMHWLGMIIGRLGGEPNLVPNPYPHDPTNRTTILKSYVEYEEKLIPHYNGEADRVDDPHIKRVLQREAWESAYHAKKFQKMLDKLTPEQANGLPGEENELPEAFVNQLQDLVAGKYTEMLQHLRTSWVFQQEDIFGWRVMDFAMTKMKQLAHLAEEVAENGIVPRFEAQQIDKSTSIGLALKKALEDVKYARQEHVKLLESSEAKKHSGLVLSTDLTVQQEEYEAAELEEWLQKL